A stretch of Brassica rapa cultivar Chiifu-401-42 chromosome A08, CAAS_Brap_v3.01, whole genome shotgun sequence DNA encodes these proteins:
- the LOC103834846 gene encoding nucleosome assembly protein 1;1-like yields the protein MSNNHKDNFSLADLTASLKDEDRAGLMNALKNKLAGHSSDVLENLTPQVRARVDALKDIQSQHDELEAKFREERAVLEAKYEKLYQPLYAKRYEIVNGTTEIELTPEDTKMDEVDDKTAEEKGVPSFWLTALQNNEVTSEEVTEHDEEALKYLKDIKWCKTEEPKGFKLEFLFDSNPFFKNNVLTKSYHVIDEDELLIEKAIGTEIDWYPGKCLTQKIVEMKPKKVTTNAKPVTKMEDCESFFNFFNPPEVPDEDEDIDEDRAEELQYQMELDYDIGSTIRNKIIPHAVSWFTGEAMEEQEFDLDDDEDDDTDEDEDEDEDEDEDDDDDEMEEDSKTKKKKGGRSQIVGVGQQGFKQQ from the exons ATGAGCAACAACCACAAAGACAATTTCAGCCTCGCTGATCTCACTGCTT CTCTTAAAGACGAGGATCGAGCTGGCCTCATGAACGCTCTCAAG AACAAGCTGGCTGGTCACAGTTCAGATGTGCTCGAGAATCTGACTCCTCAAGTGAGAGCTCGTGTCGATGCCTTGAAGGATATACAG AGCCAACACGATGAACTTGAGGCTAAGTTCCGTGAGGAGAGAGCTGTTCTTGAAGCCAAGTATGAAAAGCTGTATCAGCCCTTGTATGCCAAG CGTTATGAGATTGTGAATGGAACTACTGAAATCGAGCTGACTCCAGAGGATACAAAGATGGACGAAGTAGATGACAAAACTGCTGAAG AGAAAGGAGTTCCAAGTTTCTGGCTGACTGCTTTGCAAAACAATGAAGTTACTTCCGAGGAG GTCACAGAGCATGACGAAGAGGCTCTCAAGTATCTTAAAGATATTAAATGGTGCAAGACCGAAGAGCCTAAAGGATTCAAGCTTGAGTTTCTCTTTGACTCGAATccctttttcaaaaacaatGTTTTGACAAAGTCTTATCATGTGATTGATGAGGATGAGCTACTAATTGAGAAGGCTATTGG GACTGAAATTGATTGGTATCCTGGAAAGTGCCTAACTCAGAAGATTGTTGAGATGAAGCCTAAGAAAGTTACAACGAACGCCAAACCAGTCACCAAAATGGAAGACTGTGAAAGCTTCTTCAACTTCTTTAATCCTCCAGAAGTCccggatgaagatgaagatatcGACGAGGACAGA GCTGAGGAACTTCAGTATCAAATGGAACTAGATTATGACATTGG ATCTACTATCCGGAACAAGATTATTCCGCATGCCGTCTCATGGTTTACTGGTGAGGCTATGGAAGAACAGGAGTTTGATttagatgatgatgaagatgatgatactgatgaggatgaggatgaggatgaggatgaggatgaggatgatgatgatgatgagatggAGGAGGATAGCAAGACTAAAAAGAAG AAGGGAGGCAGATCTCAGATTGTTGGTGTTGGTCAACAAGGCTTCAAGCAACAGTGA
- the LOC103834845 gene encoding galactinol synthase 5, which produces MAAMNMALEKKIEADVNLNSNGGKRAYVTFLAGNKDYWMGVVGLAKGLRKVKSVYPLVVACLPDVPEEHRQILVAQGCIIREIEPVIPPENIIGYSMAYFVLNYSKLRIWEFVEYEKVMYLDGDIQVFGNIDHLFDTPSGYLYAVKDCFCEISWCNTTQYQIGYCQQSPEKVTWPVETLGSPPPTYFNAGMLLFEPNLVVYEDLLRVVQITAPTYFAEQDFLNMYFRDTYKPIPSTYNLVLAMLWRHPEHVDLNQIRVVHYCANGSKPWKYDETEEHMEREDIKMLVKKWWEIYEDPSLDYKNFMETEPKLNPIATAVLASKESDGDVLTSLAPSAA; this is translated from the exons ATGGCTGCAATGAACATGGCTCTCGAGAAAAAGATCGAAGCTGACGTGAATTTGAATTCTAATGGTGGCAAAAGGGCTTACGTCACTTTCCTCGCTGGAAACAAAGACTATTGGATGGGTGTGGTCGGTCTAGCCAAAGGACTGCGCAAGGTGAAATCAGTCTATCCACTCGTTGTGGCCTGTCTTCCGGATGTGCCAGAAGAACACCGTCAAATCTTGGTGGCTCAGGGATGCATCATCCGTGAGATTGAACCGGTCATTCCACCAGAAAACATAATTGGTTATTCCATGGCTTACTTTGTTCTCAACTACTCCAAACTTCGTATTTGGGAG TTTGTGGAATATGAGAAGGTGATGTATTTGGATGGAGACATTCAAGTGTTTGGTAACATTGACCATCTTTTCGACACTCCTTCCGGTTACTTGTACGCGGTTAAAGATTGCTTTTGCGAAATTTCATGGTGCAACACTACTCAATACCAGATCGGTTACTGCCAACAGTCACCCGAAAAGGTAACATGGCCGGTGGAAACTCTCGGTTCTCCGCCGCCTACCTATTTCAACGCTGGTATGTTACTGTTTGAACCAAATCTTGTCGTGTACGAGGATCTCCTTCGTGTTGTTCAGATCACCGCTCCAACGTATTTTGCTGAACAG GATTTTCTGAATATGTATTTCAGAGACACCTACAAGCCAATTCCTTCCACCTACAACCTTGTATTGGCAATGTTATGGCGTCACCCGGAACATGTTGACCTTAACCAAATCCGTGTGGTCCATTACTGCGCAAAT GGCTCAAAGCCATGGAAATATGATGAAACCGAAGAGCACATGGAGCGTGAAGACATAAAAATGCTTGTGAAGAAGTGGTGGGAGATTTATGAAGATCCAAGTTTGGACTACAAGAACTTTATGGAAACTGAGCCTAAGTTGAATCCGATCGCTACTGCAGTCTTAGCGTCCAAGGAGTCTGATGGTGATGTTCTCACGAGCCTTGCCCCCTCAGCAGCATAG
- the LOC103834843 gene encoding 60S ribosomal protein L31-3, with protein sequence MSDKTKGRKEEVVTREYTINLHRRLHSCTFKKKAPKAIKEITKFAEKAMGRKDVRVDVKLNKQIWSRGPPRRIRVRVARKRNDDEDAKEEFFSLVTVAEIPAEGLSGLGTKVIDEED encoded by the exons ATGTCGGACAAGACGAAGGGAAGGAAAGAGGAGGTGGTGACCAGAGAGTACACCATCAACCTTCACAGACGCCTTCATAGCTG TACATTTAAGAAGAAGGCACCAAAGGCAATCAAGGAGATAACGAAGTTTGCAGAGAAGGCAATGGGGAGAAAAGATGTGAGAGTGGATGTGAAGCTGAACAAGCAGATTTGGAGCAGAGGTCCTCCTAGAAGGATCAGAGTCCGAGTTGCTCGCAAGAGAAACGATGATGAAGATGCAAAGGAAGAGTTCTTCTCTCTTGTCACTGTTGCTGAAATCCCTGCTGAGGGACTTAGTGGCCTTGGCACTAAAGTCATTGATGAAGAGGATTGA
- the LOC103834847 gene encoding regulatory protein NPR1, producing MNGTFTISDSRFFFLNPSMDTVDSYEISNQSSTVLSAAAEPTDNTESSAVRPPELSPVDVSALQLLSINLESLFDSPEAFYGDAKLILADDREVSFHRFIVAARSPFFKNALAAAAEKDPQKSSTAGTKLDLKNIATDYEVGFDSVAAVMAYVYSGRVRPPPKGVSDCADEDCRHVSCRPAVDFMVEVLYLAFVFQIPELVTMYQRHLVDVVDKVIIEDALVILKLANICGQACKKLFDKCTEIIVKSNVDTVTLNKSLPQQIVKQVIEIRKELGLEVPEPNKHVSNIHKALECEDLDLVDLLLKEGYTNLDEAYALHFAVAYCAVETATELLKREVADVNRRNPRGYTVLHVAAMRKEPSLIAFLLTKGANASDMALDGRTALLIAKQVTKAGEYNCITEEGKDSPKGRICVEILEQPENLGPFPEDASSACLALAPDNELKIRLIDFENRVQMARCLFPTEAQLAMELAPMKGTSEFTVDSQELDGTGAKRSAPDQYMVPFVFEEKHRSRLEALSKTVEFGRRFFPRCSRLLDKIADCETLNILAFVEKETPENRLEKRQKYMEIQESLLMAFNEDNEERGKSSRSGSSSSTSKSTKRSNRKPSHRRRP from the exons ATGAACGG AACTTTCACCATCTCTGActctcgatttttttttttaaatccgtCGATGGACACCGTCGATTCGTATGAAATCAGCAACCAAAGCAGCACTGTCTTATCCGCCGCGGCGGAGCCAACGGATAACACCGAATCATCTGCTGTTCGTCCACCAGAGCTTTCTCCGGTGGATGTATCGGCGCTTCAACTGCTCTCCATCAACCTCGAGTCGCTGTTCGACTCGCCGGAAGCGTTCTACGGCGACGCCAAGCTGATTCTCGCCGACGACCGAGAAGTATCCTTCCACCGCTTCATCGTCGCAGCGAGAAGTCCCTTCTTCAAAAACGCGTTAGCAGCCGCCGCCGAGAAGGATCCGCAGAAATCATCCACCGCCGGTACGAAGCTCGACCTGAAGAACATCGCGACGGATTACGAAGTCGGATTCGATTCGGTGGCGGCCGTTATGGCGTACGTTTACAGCGGCAGAGTGAGGCCGCCGCCGAAGGGAGTTTCTGATTGCGCAGACGAGGATTGCCGCCACGTGTCTTGCCGTCCGGCGGTGGATTTCATGGTGGAGGTTCTCTACTTGGCTTTCGTCTTCCAGATTCCCGAGTTAGTTACAATGTATCAG AGGCATTTAGTGGATGTTGTAGACAAAGTTATCATAGAGGATGCATTGGTTATACTCAAGCTTGCCAACATCTGTGGCCAAGCATGCAAGAAGCTGTTTGATAAATGCACAGAGATCATTGTGAAGTCTAATGTAGATACAGTCACTCTCAACAAGTCATTGCCGCAGCAGATTGTGAAGCAGGTAATTGAGATCCGTAAAGAGCTTGGCTTGGAAGTACCTGAACCGAACAAACACGTCTCGAATATTCACAAGGCGCTTGAGTGCGAGGATCTCGATCTTGTCGACTTGCTTTTGAAAGAAGGCTACACGAATCTAGACGAAGCGTATGCTCTCCATTTTGCTGTTGCGTACTGCGCTGTGGAGACTGCTACTGAACTCCTGAAACGTGAGGTTGCGGATGTTAACCGTAGGAATCCGAGGGGGTACACGGTGCTTCACGTTGCTGCGATGCGGAAGGAGCCGAGTTTGATAGCGTTTCTGTTGACGAAAGGGGCAAATGCGTCGGACATGGCTTTGGATGGTAGAACTGCTCTCTTGATTGCAAAGCAAGTCACTAAGGCGGGTGAGTATAACTGTATAACGGAGGAAGGCAAGGATTCTCCCAAAGGGCGAATATGCGTAGAGATACTAGAGCAACCAGAGAATCTAGGTCCGTTTCCTGAAGACGCTTCTTCTGCCTGTCTTGCCCTGGCTCCTGATAATGAACTGAAGATAAGGTTGATTGATTTTGAAAACAGAG tTCAAATGGCTCGATGTCTCTTTCCAACGGAAGCACAACTCGCAATGGAACTCGCCCCGATGAAGGGAACAAGCGAGTTTACCGTGGATAGCCAAGAGCTTGACGGCACTGGTGCAAAGAGGTCAGCACCAGACCAATACATGGTACCTTTCGTATTCGAAGAAAAGCATCGGAGTAGACTAGAAGCGCTTTCAAAAACTG TGGAATTCGGGAGACGCTTCTTCCCACGCTGTTCGAGATTGCTCGATAAGATTGCGGACTGTGAGACCTTGAATATACTTGCTTTCGTAGAGAAAGAGACTCCTGAGAACCGACTAGAGAAGAGGCAAAAGTACATGGAAATACAGGAGAGTCTGCTAATGGCGTTTAATGAAGACAATGAGGAGCGTGGAAAGTCGTCTCGGTCAGGTTCCTCTTCTTCCACATCGAAATCAACAAAGAGGTCTAATCGTAAACCCTCTCACCGACGTCGTCCGTGA
- the LOC103834844 gene encoding uncharacterized protein LOC103834844, with the protein MASKLIQVKSKACEASKFVSKHGTTYYKQLLEKNKHYIQEPATVEKCQELSKQLLYTRLASIPGRTESFWKEVDHVKGLWKNRADLKVEDAGIAALFGLECFAWYCAGEIVGRGFTFTGYYP; encoded by the exons atggcatCAAAGTTGATACAGGTGAAATCAAAGGCGTGCGAGGCATCGAAGTTTGTGTCAAAGCACGGCACAACTTACTACAAACAGTTGCTGGAGAAGAACAAGCACTATATCCAGGAGCCAGCCACTGTTGAGAAGTGCCAAGAGTTGTCTAAGCAGCTTCTCTACACTCGTCTCGCTAG CATTCCTGGACGTACTGAGTCGTTCTGGAAGGAAGTGGATCACGTGAAGGGGTTGTGGAAGAACCGGGCGGATTTGAAGGTTGAAGATGCTGGGATCGCAGCACTTTTTGGGTTGGAGTGCTTCGCTTGGTACTGTGCGGGTGAGATCGTTGGAAGAGGCTTCACTTTCACCGGCTACTACCCTTGA